One Nitrospira sp. genomic window, GCGATCCAGCTTGGCCAGTAGGTCGCCGCGCACCGCCGGCAGCAGGTGATAGGTCTTGAGCGCCGGTTCGGTCGCGAGCGCCTCGACCAGTTCCAGCCCGGCGGCGGGACCGTGCGCCATGCCGACGGCGACGGCGCGATTGAGCGCCACCACCGGCGAGGACGCGACCTGCGCCAGCGCGTCGTAGAACGCTGCGATGCGCGACCAGTCGGTGTCGGCGGCAACGGCGGCCCGGGCGTGACAGGCGGCGATGGCGGCCTGCAGGGTGTAGGGCCCGAACGGGCCCGGCAAGCCCTCGGCGTGCGCCAGCGCGGCCAGCCCGCGACGGATCAGCAGGCGATCCCAGCGCGTGCGGTCCTGATCCATCAACAGCACCGGCTGGCCCGATGTATCGACGCGCGCGGCGAGCCGGGACGCCTGGATTTCCATCAGCGCGAGCAGGCCATGCACCTCGGCGACGTCTGGCAGGCGGCTGGCGAGCACGCGGCCCAGACGCTGCGCTTCCTCGCACAGCGCGGGACGCATCCAGTCGTCGCCCGCCGTGGCGGCATAGCCTTCGTTGAAAATCAGGTAGAGCACTTCCAGCACCGACGGCAGCCGCGCAGTCAGTTCCGCGCCGCGCGGCGTTTCGAAGGGCACGAGCGCTTCGGCCAGGGTGCGTTTGGCACGCACGATGCGCTGCGCGAGGGTGGCGGCGGGTTTGAGATAGGCGCGCGCGATTTCCTCCACCGACAGGCCGCCGACCACTTTCAGGGTCAAGGCCGCGCGGGCCTCC contains:
- a CDS encoding sigma factor-like helix-turn-helix DNA-binding protein; translation: ALDVLRHRTQAAPKHAELAVELDTQHAIRAADFAEAVDAALDDDIGDDLLALVFTACHPLLSPEARAALTLKVVGGLSVEEIARAYLKPAATLAQRIVRAKRTLAEALVPFETPRGAELTARLPSVLEVLYLIFNEGYAATAGDDWMRPALCEEAQRLGRVLASRLPDVAEVHGLLALMEIQASRLAARVDTSGQPVLLMDQDRTRWDRLLIRRGLAALAHAEGLPGPFGPYTLQAAIAACHARAAVAADTDWSRIAAFYDALAQVASSPVVALNRAVAVGMAHGPAAGLELVEALATEPALKTYHLLPAVRGDLLAKLDRIEEARAEFARAAQLAQNARERALLLARAAKTGK